A window of the Dioscorea cayenensis subsp. rotundata cultivar TDr96_F1 chromosome 14, TDr96_F1_v2_PseudoChromosome.rev07_lg8_w22 25.fasta, whole genome shotgun sequence genome harbors these coding sequences:
- the LOC120275873 gene encoding LOW QUALITY PROTEIN: E3 ubiquitin-protein ligase RFWD3 (The sequence of the model RefSeq protein was modified relative to this genomic sequence to represent the inferred CDS: deleted 1 base in 1 codon) produces the protein MATIDPFYISEEDPDYQIEEEEEDDDDFDEEDYELDINPSELVSHAPENLVFEALMEEENADEEDVVEVCGPGGGTIRGSSGGVEMADGFDPASSSSAVCPVCYEPWTSEGPHRVCCILCGHVYGRSCLEKWVERCGSYKAKCPQCSRQFRKKDIINLFAPVIGVQHQNLYKELCALREKNELLISEKAQLMEELKNEKKKACLQHSKSGSAQRRLFDYFSHQCDLPAQFFSEHNILPHNPGGSDNFQFSFVLKNEWIVDGAHVLGIDAASEIVFVSGKTTSFGGEHLLSKISVLAPSEIDKIQLPPNTGAVRDLCILPSSLALIASLGKKLSLFSTRSNQVVLKYDLPVPVWSCSYDANDPNYVYAGLQNGMVFVFDLRQTERCAASLEGLSRHPIHTIHSIVHNDNTRKVITASAPGPCIWNVGGIGERPSLIPGMENQGICISLACSSSTDELVASYRPKVEVSNDTASSSQTSSSPSQPISGCGKVGTHVLIKRLNGTQYFRHRDGFGYVSELRMQKSAIISTECSNPLFAYADESTRGVCLSELPSFQVVNRLMPHPTHILDLRYAKASGPGFLGTISEDKLQLFTCSNV, from the exons ATGGCGACCATCGATCCTTTCTACATCTCCGAGGAAGATCCAGACTACCaaatcgaagaagaagaagaagatgatgacgatTTCGATGAAGAAGACTATGAGCTTGACATCAACCCTAGCGAATTGGTTTCCCATGCCCCGGAAAACCTAGTTTTTGAAGCCTTGATGGAAGAGGAGAATGCGGATGAGGAGGATGTGGTTGAGGTCTGTGGCCCTGGAGGTGGAACCATTAGAGGGAGTAGCGGTGGCGTGGAGATGGCGGATGGGTTTGATCCAGCTTCGTCGTCCTCTGCTGTTTGCCCGGTTTGCTACGAACCCTGGACTTCTGAAGGTCCTCATCGTGTCTG TTGTATTCTTTGTGGGCATGTGTATGGAAGATCTTGCTTAGAGAAGTGGGTAGAGCGATGTGGGAGTTATAAAGCTAAG TGTCCTCAATGTAGTCGGCAATTCAGGAAAAAAGATATCATAAATCTATTTGCACCAGTAATTGGTGTACAACATCAAAATCTATATAAG gaGTTGTGTGCATTGCGTGAAAAAAATGAACTTCTGATATCGGAG AAAGCTCAGCTGATGGAGGaattaaaaaatgagaag AAAAAGGCATGTCTACAACATTCAAAGTCAGGATCTGCTCAAAGGAGGCTATTTGATTATTTCTCTCATCAATGTGATCTCCCAGCCCAATTCTTTTCAG AGCACAACATTTTACCTCATAACCCTGGGGGAAGTGATAATTTCCAGTTCAGCTTTGTCCTCAAG AATGAGTGGATAGTTGATGGAGCTCATGTCTTGGGGATTGATGCTGCTAGTGAAATTGTATTCGTCTCAGGAAAGACAACCAGCTTTGGAGGAGAGCATCTACTTAGTAAG ATAAGTGTGTTGGCTCCGAGTGAAATAGACAAGATCCAGCTTCCTCCGAATACTGGGGCTGTTAGGGATCTATGCATTCTTCCTAGTAGTCTTGCACTTATTGCGTCACTAGGCAAAAAATTATCTCTCTTCag TACGAGGAGCAATCAAGTTGTCTTGAAGTATGACTTGCCG GTTCCTGTATGGTCATGTTCCTACGATGCCAATGATCCAAATTATGTTTATGCTGGGTTACAG AATGGCATggtttttgtgtttgatttacgCCAAACTGAGAGATGTGCTGCATCTTTGGAGGGTTTATCTCGGCATCCAATTCATACCATCCACTCTATTGTGCATAATGATAATACCAGGAAAGTCATCACTGCTTCTGCACCGGGCCCATGTATTTGGAATGTTGGTGGTATTGGAGAACG TCCATCTTTAATACCTGGAATGGAGAACCAAGGCATATGCATATCACTCGCATGTAGCAGCTCAACCGACGAACTAGTAGCTTCATACCGCCCCAAGGTCGAAGTTTCTAATGACACTGCTAGTAGTTCTCAAacttcatcatctccatcacaACCAATATCTGGATGTGGAAAGGTAGGAACTCATGTTCTCATCAAAAGGCTGAACGGTACGCAGTACTTCCGGCACCGAGACGGTTTTGGCTATGTGAGTGAATTACGAATGCAGAAATCCGCGATCATAAGCACAGAATGCAGCAACCCATTGTTCGCCTACGCTGATGAATCGACTCGTGGTGTTTGTTTGTCGGAATTGCCTTCGTTTCAGGTTGTTAATCGTCTT ATGCCGCATCCTACCCACATTCTTGATTTGAGGTATGCAAAAGCTTCTGGCCCTGGTTTTCTTGGTACTATTAGTGAAGATAAGCTGCAACTTTTCACTTGTTCTAATGTTTGA